The proteins below come from a single Salinilacihabitans rarus genomic window:
- a CDS encoding quinone oxidoreductase family protein, whose translation MQAIEVTEFGDSDALETVERERPEPGPGEVRVDVEAAGINFADIQQRKGQYPGGPEPPYVPGMEAAGTIDATGEGVDLDEGDRVVAMLNGGGYAEYVTADAQLLFPIPEGMSFAEAAGFPVQYLTAHNCLFAWGGLEEGERVLIQAAAGGVGTAAVQLASRAGAEVFGTASSDEKLDLAADLGCDHPIKYTETDFREVIDEETDGEGVDLVLESVGGDVFERSLDALSHFGRLVTFGVAGGEPASADTRRLLFENKRVIGFHLGQASQRDPERIMGAVPDLTEALSSGDLEVVVGEEFPLADAAEAHQFIEDRKSSGKVVLRP comes from the coding sequence ATGCAAGCGATCGAAGTCACCGAGTTCGGCGACAGCGACGCGCTCGAAACCGTAGAGCGCGAGCGACCGGAGCCCGGCCCGGGCGAGGTCCGCGTCGACGTCGAGGCGGCGGGGATCAACTTCGCGGACATCCAGCAGCGCAAGGGTCAGTACCCCGGCGGGCCGGAGCCGCCGTACGTCCCCGGCATGGAGGCCGCCGGAACGATCGACGCGACCGGCGAGGGCGTCGACCTCGACGAGGGCGACCGCGTCGTCGCCATGCTGAACGGCGGCGGTTACGCCGAGTACGTCACGGCCGACGCCCAGCTACTGTTCCCGATCCCCGAGGGGATGAGCTTCGCGGAGGCCGCGGGCTTTCCCGTCCAGTACCTCACCGCGCACAACTGCCTGTTCGCGTGGGGCGGCCTCGAGGAGGGCGAGCGCGTGCTGATCCAGGCCGCCGCCGGCGGCGTCGGCACCGCGGCCGTCCAGCTCGCCTCCCGGGCCGGCGCGGAGGTGTTCGGCACCGCGAGCAGCGACGAGAAACTCGACCTCGCCGCCGACCTCGGCTGTGACCACCCCATCAAGTACACCGAGACGGACTTCCGCGAGGTGATCGACGAGGAGACCGACGGCGAGGGCGTCGACCTCGTCTTAGAGAGCGTCGGCGGCGACGTCTTCGAGCGCAGCCTCGACGCCCTCTCGCACTTCGGTCGGCTGGTCACCTTCGGCGTCGCCGGCGGCGAACCCGCGAGCGCCGACACCCGCCGGCTGCTGTTCGAGAACAAGCGCGTGATCGGCTTCCACCTCGGGCAGGCCTCCCAGCGGGACCCCGAGCGGATCATGGGCGCGGTGCCCGACCTCACCGAGGCGCTGTCGAGCGGCGACCTCGAAGTGGTCGTCGGCGAGGAGTTCCCGCTCGCGGACGCCGCCGAGGCCCACCAGTTCATCGAGGACCGCAAGAGTTCGGGGAAGGTCGTGCTGCGGCCCTGA
- a CDS encoding 8-oxo-dGTP diphosphatase, translating into MQEATLCFVVRDGEVLLIEKRRGLGEGWYNGPGGKVEDGETPRECAVREVREEVGLDVADVEKAGELRFTLDGAAHTFCHVYRTSTFEGEPRASPEARPEWVPVEDVPYDRMWDDDRLWLPGVLDGRTVAGEFRFEGGEPLDEAAFVDHDLEWDVSFE; encoded by the coding sequence ATGCAGGAGGCGACGCTCTGTTTCGTCGTTCGCGACGGCGAGGTCCTGTTGATCGAGAAGCGCCGTGGACTCGGCGAGGGGTGGTACAACGGTCCCGGCGGCAAGGTCGAGGACGGCGAGACGCCCCGCGAGTGCGCGGTCCGCGAGGTCCGCGAGGAGGTCGGCCTCGACGTCGCGGACGTGGAGAAGGCGGGCGAACTGCGGTTCACCCTCGACGGCGCGGCCCACACGTTCTGTCACGTCTACCGGACGTCGACGTTCGAGGGCGAGCCCCGGGCCTCGCCCGAGGCCCGTCCCGAGTGGGTGCCGGTCGAGGACGTGCCCTACGACCGGATGTGGGACGACGACCGCCTCTGGCTGCCGGGCGTCCTCGACGGGCGGACCGTCGCCGGCGAGTTCCGCTTCGAGGGCGGCGAACCGCTGGACGAAGCGGCGTTCGTCGACCACGATCTGGAGTGGGACGTCTCGTTCGAGTGA
- a CDS encoding CBS domain-containing protein — protein sequence MDDIFVARLMSTDLRTASPDTLVEDAAETMLEHEIGSLVVVDDDGHLEGILTRTDFVGIVSQSHPKAQTAVSRYMTTDVVTTTAQTPIREVADAMIEHGFHHMPVVDEEEVVIGMISTTDLTGYISSVRTPSPSD from the coding sequence ATGGACGACATCTTCGTCGCACGGCTGATGTCCACCGACCTCCGGACGGCGTCGCCGGACACGCTCGTCGAGGACGCCGCGGAGACGATGCTCGAACACGAGATCGGTTCGCTGGTCGTCGTCGACGACGACGGCCACCTCGAAGGGATCCTGACGCGGACGGACTTCGTCGGCATCGTCTCGCAGAGCCACCCGAAGGCCCAGACGGCGGTCTCGCGGTACATGACGACCGACGTGGTGACGACGACGGCCCAGACGCCGATCCGCGAGGTAGCGGACGCGATGATCGAGCACGGCTTCCACCACATGCCGGTCGTCGACGAGGAGGAGGTCGTCATCGGGATGATCTCGACGACCGACCTGACCGGCTACATCTCCAGCGTCCGGACGCCGAGTCCGAGCGACTGA
- a CDS encoding FAD-dependent oxidoreductase has translation MTIETDVLVVGGGATGAGIARDLALRGLDAVLVERDGLSSGTSSRSHGLLHSGARYAEADRAGAAECIEERRVLGEIAGACVRDTGGLFVSLPADDPAYFEEKLTACEEVGIPTEVIDGDEARAAVPGLSPAVERAMRVPDGVVYPSRLVAANAADAREHGATIHTHAPVEGIETDGDRVTGVRVGGAVGETVVADYVVNAAGAWAGRIAGMAGADVTMHPNRGVMVSVPYDDLGPVLNRCRVPSDGDIVVPHEGEVVLGTTSVDVDDPDEYPKPEWEVERTVEECSAMLPAVADADPLRTWWGIRPLYGPDEAERGGRGISRDFVLLDHADDGAENFATIVGGKLTTYRAMAEAAADLVCDRLGVAADCVTDERDLPGADDPARLDEFVAAFDASGPTDADVVAGG, from the coding sequence GTGACGATCGAAACGGACGTCCTCGTCGTCGGCGGCGGCGCGACCGGCGCGGGCATCGCACGCGACCTCGCCCTCCGGGGCCTCGACGCGGTCCTCGTCGAGCGCGACGGCCTCTCCTCGGGCACGTCGAGTCGCTCCCACGGGCTGTTACACAGCGGCGCGCGCTACGCCGAGGCCGACCGCGCCGGCGCCGCGGAGTGCATCGAGGAGCGGCGCGTACTCGGCGAGATCGCGGGCGCGTGCGTCCGCGACACGGGCGGGCTGTTCGTCTCGCTCCCGGCCGACGACCCGGCGTACTTCGAGGAGAAACTGACGGCCTGCGAGGAAGTCGGCATCCCGACCGAGGTGATCGACGGCGACGAGGCCCGGGCGGCGGTGCCGGGGCTCTCGCCGGCCGTCGAGCGGGCGATGCGGGTCCCCGACGGCGTCGTCTACCCCTCGCGGCTGGTCGCCGCGAACGCGGCCGACGCCCGCGAGCACGGCGCGACGATCCACACGCACGCGCCGGTCGAGGGGATCGAGACGGACGGCGACCGGGTGACCGGGGTCCGCGTCGGCGGCGCGGTCGGGGAGACGGTCGTGGCCGACTACGTCGTCAACGCCGCCGGCGCGTGGGCCGGCCGGATCGCCGGCATGGCGGGGGCCGACGTGACGATGCACCCCAACCGCGGCGTGATGGTCTCGGTGCCCTACGACGACCTCGGCCCGGTGCTCAACCGCTGTCGGGTGCCGTCGGACGGCGACATCGTCGTCCCCCACGAGGGCGAGGTCGTCCTCGGGACGACGAGCGTCGACGTCGACGACCCGGACGAGTACCCGAAACCCGAGTGGGAGGTCGAGCGGACGGTCGAGGAGTGTTCGGCGATGCTCCCCGCGGTCGCCGACGCCGACCCGCTGCGGACGTGGTGGGGGATCCGCCCGCTGTACGGACCGGACGAGGCCGAGCGCGGCGGCCGGGGCATCTCCCGGGACTTCGTCCTGCTCGACCACGCCGACGACGGTGCCGAGAACTTCGCGACGATCGTCGGCGGGAAGCTGACGACCTACCGTGCGATGGCAGAGGCCGCCGCCGACCTCGTCTGCGACCGCCTCGGCGTCGCGGCCGACTGCGTCACCGACGAACGCGACCTGCCGGGCGCGGACGATCCGGCCCGCCTGGACGAGTTCGTCGCGGCGTTCGACGCCAGCGGCCCGACCGACGCGGACGTCGTCGCCGGCGGCTGA
- a CDS encoding ROK family protein produces the protein MVYYAGVDLGATNVRAVVAEDDGATVGASNNGTPRGPTGIDVTEKVLATLREACTEAGIDPERIEAVGIGSIGPFDLAEGAVIDPANLPDTIDRIPLTGPIGNLADTDEVYLHNDTNAGVIGERFHSERNPDDMVYVTISSGIGAGVCCDGDILDGWDGNAGEVGHCIVDPAGRMTCGCGHDGHWEAYCSGNNIPEYARLLAEDDPSTETALPLEDPEFTARDVFDLAGEDELADHTIEQLAHWNAVGVANVVHSFAPIVISFGGAVALNNEELVVDPIRERVSDMVMSNVPEIQVTRLGDDVVVEGALASAMTEGTGDRRRLRDRR, from the coding sequence ATGGTCTACTACGCGGGCGTCGACCTGGGGGCGACGAACGTGCGCGCCGTCGTCGCCGAGGACGACGGGGCGACCGTCGGCGCGAGCAACAACGGAACGCCGCGCGGCCCGACCGGCATCGACGTGACGGAGAAGGTCCTCGCGACCCTGCGGGAAGCCTGCACCGAGGCTGGGATCGACCCCGAGCGAATCGAGGCGGTCGGCATCGGCTCGATCGGCCCGTTCGACCTCGCGGAGGGGGCGGTGATCGACCCCGCGAACCTGCCGGACACGATCGACCGCATTCCCCTGACGGGTCCGATCGGCAACCTCGCCGACACCGACGAGGTCTACCTGCACAACGACACGAACGCGGGCGTCATCGGCGAGCGCTTTCACTCCGAGCGCAACCCCGACGACATGGTCTACGTCACCATCTCCTCGGGGATCGGTGCGGGCGTCTGCTGTGACGGCGATATTCTCGACGGCTGGGACGGCAACGCCGGCGAGGTCGGCCACTGCATCGTCGACCCGGCCGGCCGAATGACCTGCGGGTGCGGCCACGACGGCCACTGGGAGGCCTACTGCTCGGGCAACAACATCCCCGAGTACGCCCGCCTGCTCGCCGAGGACGACCCCTCGACCGAGACCGCACTGCCGCTCGAAGACCCCGAGTTCACCGCCAGGGACGTCTTCGACCTCGCCGGCGAGGACGAGTTGGCCGACCACACGATCGAGCAACTCGCCCACTGGAACGCCGTCGGCGTGGCGAACGTCGTCCACTCGTTCGCGCCGATCGTGATCTCCTTCGGCGGCGCGGTCGCGCTCAACAACGAGGAACTCGTCGTCGACCCCATCCGCGAGCGCGTCTCGGACATGGTGATGAGCAACGTCCCCGAGATACAGGTCACCAGACTGGGCGACGACGTCGTCGTCGAGGGGGCGCTCGCGAGCGCCATGACCGAGGGGACCGGCGACCGCCGTCGACTCCGCGACCGTCGGTGA
- a CDS encoding LVIVD repeat-containing protein codes for MHRRALLRAGAALGAGVFGSAAAPAVGAAQTDEGYEPLGRVPVEGAAEAVVGDDGETAYLAAVDGFAVVDVSDPAEPTVLADRRALLDDEDERPPLVDVLDAKVDGDRLAVVGPANPATGNAFQGVLLYDVSDPADPVRVGEPYATDFHIHNCHFADGTLYLAGNDGEANPLVIVDASDDDPEEVGRWSPLEVDPAWREVDQLLRYLHDVTVRDGVAALPYWDAGTYLVDVGDPTDPELRSHVPAVDPEAVTDLDGPEVTEAQQALPGNDHYAAFDEAGEVLAVGREAWSTRAGDPDGAGGIDLFDASESGEPTPLTTISAPETYDASYRTGAWTTSHNFELRDGLLFSSWYRGGVAIHDVSDPADPEEVARWRDPETAAFWTARVATDDVFVASSTSLLPNAPTEGALYAFPIEAGRQVDPPALVDPDEEGASNETNGTNETDDAATPDPSDDGNASGSGEEAAANPVPGFTAAGAVAGGAVALAAALAAARRRARRR; via the coding sequence ATGCACCGCAGAGCCCTCCTCCGGGCCGGCGCGGCCCTCGGCGCCGGCGTCTTCGGTTCGGCGGCGGCCCCGGCGGTCGGCGCGGCGCAGACCGACGAGGGGTACGAACCCCTCGGGCGGGTCCCCGTCGAGGGCGCCGCCGAGGCGGTCGTCGGCGACGACGGCGAGACGGCCTACCTCGCCGCCGTCGACGGCTTCGCGGTCGTCGACGTGAGCGACCCCGCCGAGCCGACGGTCCTCGCCGATCGACGGGCCCTCCTCGACGACGAGGACGAGCGCCCGCCGCTCGTCGACGTCCTCGACGCCAAAGTCGACGGCGACCGACTCGCGGTCGTCGGGCCGGCGAACCCCGCGACCGGGAACGCCTTTCAGGGCGTCCTGCTGTACGACGTGAGCGACCCCGCCGACCCCGTCCGGGTCGGCGAGCCATACGCGACCGACTTCCACATCCACAACTGTCACTTCGCGGACGGGACGCTCTACCTCGCGGGCAACGACGGCGAGGCCAACCCGCTGGTGATCGTCGACGCGAGCGACGACGACCCCGAGGAGGTCGGCCGGTGGTCGCCCCTCGAAGTCGACCCGGCGTGGCGCGAGGTCGACCAGTTGCTCCGCTACCTCCACGACGTCACCGTCCGCGACGGGGTGGCCGCCCTGCCCTACTGGGACGCCGGCACCTACCTGGTCGACGTAGGCGACCCGACCGATCCCGAGTTGCGCTCGCACGTCCCGGCGGTCGACCCCGAGGCGGTCACCGACCTCGACGGCCCCGAGGTGACCGAGGCCCAGCAGGCGCTGCCCGGCAACGACCACTACGCCGCGTTCGACGAGGCCGGCGAGGTGCTGGCGGTCGGCAGGGAGGCCTGGTCGACGCGGGCGGGCGACCCCGACGGCGCGGGCGGGATCGACCTCTTCGACGCGAGCGAGTCCGGCGAACCGACCCCCCTGACGACGATCAGCGCGCCGGAGACGTACGACGCCTCCTACCGCACCGGGGCGTGGACGACGTCGCACAACTTCGAACTCCGGGACGGCCTGCTGTTCTCCTCGTGGTACCGCGGGGGCGTGGCGATCCACGACGTCTCCGATCCCGCCGACCCCGAGGAGGTCGCCCGGTGGCGCGACCCCGAGACGGCGGCGTTCTGGACGGCCCGCGTCGCGACCGACGACGTCTTCGTCGCGAGCAGCACGTCGCTGCTGCCGAACGCGCCGACCGAGGGCGCCCTCTACGCGTTCCCGATCGAGGCGGGCCGGCAGGTCGACCCGCCGGCGCTGGTCGACCCCGACGAGGAGGGGGCGTCGAACGAGACGAACGGGACGAACGAGACGGACGACGCCGCGACTCCCGACCCCTCGGACGACGGGAACGCGTCCGGGAGCGGGGAGGAGGCTGCGGCGAACCCGGTTCCGGGATTTACGGCGGCCGGCGCCGTCGCCGGCGGGGCGGTCGCGCTCGCGGCCGCGCTCGCGGCCGCGCGACGCCGGGCGCGCCGGCGGTGA
- a CDS encoding NifU family protein, whose translation MTDSDGGDASLKERVERWLAREMPIIQMHGGTSAVREADPETGEVVVELGGGCSGCSISDVTTGNIEAALLQWPEIDDVTVRVPDPRESLGGPEQAESIMGIDRTEGGRGDWGSSNPGEDHF comes from the coding sequence ATGACCGACTCAGACGGCGGCGACGCGAGCCTGAAAGAGCGCGTCGAGCGCTGGCTGGCCCGAGAGATGCCGATCATTCAGATGCACGGCGGCACCAGCGCCGTCCGCGAGGCCGACCCCGAGACGGGCGAGGTCGTCGTCGAACTCGGCGGCGGCTGTTCGGGGTGTTCGATCAGCGACGTCACGACGGGCAACATCGAGGCCGCGCTGTTGCAGTGGCCCGAAATCGACGACGTCACCGTCCGCGTCCCCGACCCCCGCGAGAGCCTCGGCGGCCCCGAGCAGGCCGAGTCCATCATGGGCATCGACCGCACCGAGGGCGGCCGCGGCGACTGGGGCTCGTCGAACCCCGGCGAGGACCACTTCTGA
- a CDS encoding amino acid-binding protein — translation MSDEAEPAGGSTPTADAETDGGERTDGGVRAYTVRLELVDEPGELLRALAPIADNGGNLLSIHHERGNITPRGHIPVEVDFECPPERFDVVVDALREAGVNVIQAGADRYGEEITVVLVGHLVETELSETLSAIETDANAAVIDLSLAAPDGMDAVSSVRLRLAIDSGRAERALEALRGVAAEKDLRLVEPLLGGDA, via the coding sequence ATGAGTGACGAAGCCGAACCCGCGGGCGGATCGACACCGACGGCGGACGCCGAGACCGACGGCGGCGAGCGGACCGACGGCGGCGTTCGCGCGTACACGGTCCGTCTCGAACTCGTCGACGAACCCGGCGAGTTGCTCCGGGCGCTGGCGCCCATCGCCGACAACGGGGGGAACCTGCTTTCGATCCACCACGAGCGCGGCAACATCACGCCGCGGGGGCACATCCCCGTCGAGGTCGACTTCGAGTGCCCGCCGGAGCGCTTCGATGTCGTCGTCGACGCGCTGCGCGAGGCAGGGGTCAACGTCATCCAGGCCGGCGCCGACCGCTACGGCGAGGAGATCACCGTCGTCCTCGTCGGCCACCTCGTCGAGACCGAACTCTCGGAGACGCTCTCGGCGATCGAGACCGACGCGAACGCCGCGGTGATCGACCTCTCGCTCGCGGCCCCGGACGGGATGGACGCCGTCTCGAGCGTCCGCCTGCGCCTCGCGATCGACTCCGGGCGCGCCGAGCGCGCGCTGGAGGCGCTGCGCGGGGTCGCCGCCGAGAAGGACCTCCGCCTCGTCGAGCCGCTGCTCGGGGGTGATGCCTGA
- a CDS encoding homoserine dehydrogenase yields MRLAILGAGAVGGSVADLAGEYGHEVVALADSTSAAVADGGIDVTGALERKAGGEPVGSADPEAVFESDYDVLVETTPTTLGDAEPGFTHAKRALEADRHVVLANKGPVAERYEDLRALERESAGAIRFEATVGGAIPVLSTIEDCTPGAVTAVRGVLNGTANFILTRMAAEGLGYEHVLAEAQDLGVAEADPTFDVDGTDAALKCVILANVLADGGFSLDDAAVDGIRDVPPSALDVAREDGRTIRLVGEATREGVRVGPRLVPENGALAVSGTQNIVQIETRHAGDLYSSGHGAGGPETATAVLSDVGRL; encoded by the coding sequence ATGCGGCTGGCGATCCTCGGCGCCGGCGCCGTCGGCGGTTCGGTCGCCGACCTCGCCGGCGAGTACGGCCACGAGGTGGTCGCGCTCGCGGACTCGACGAGCGCGGCCGTCGCCGACGGCGGGATCGACGTGACCGGCGCGCTGGAGCGCAAGGCGGGCGGCGAACCCGTCGGCTCCGCCGACCCGGAGGCGGTCTTCGAGAGCGACTACGACGTCCTCGTCGAGACGACGCCGACGACGCTCGGCGACGCCGAACCCGGCTTCACACACGCGAAACGCGCACTGGAGGCCGACCGGCACGTCGTGCTGGCGAACAAGGGTCCCGTCGCCGAGCGCTACGAGGACCTCCGCGCGCTCGAACGCGAGAGCGCGGGCGCGATCCGGTTCGAGGCCACCGTCGGCGGCGCCATCCCGGTGCTGTCGACGATCGAGGACTGCACGCCCGGGGCCGTCACCGCGGTCCGGGGCGTGCTCAACGGGACGGCCAACTTCATCCTCACGCGGATGGCCGCCGAGGGCCTCGGCTACGAGCACGTCCTCGCGGAGGCCCAGGACCTCGGGGTCGCGGAGGCCGACCCCACCTTCGACGTCGACGGCACCGACGCCGCGCTGAAGTGTGTCATCCTCGCGAACGTGCTGGCCGACGGCGGCTTCTCGCTCGACGACGCGGCGGTCGACGGCATCCGGGACGTCCCGCCGAGCGCGCTCGACGTCGCCCGCGAGGACGGCCGGACGATCAGGCTGGTCGGCGAGGCCACCCGCGAGGGGGTCCGCGTCGGCCCGCGGCTGGTCCCCGAGAACGGCGCGCTCGCCGTGTCGGGCACGCAAAACATCGTCCAGATCGAGACGCGCCACGCCGGCGACCTCTACTCCAGCGGCCACGGCGCGGGCGGGCCGGAGACGGCGACGGCGGTGCTGTCGGACGTCGGTCGGCTCTGA